One segment of Chlorocebus sabaeus isolate Y175 chromosome 26, mChlSab1.0.hap1, whole genome shotgun sequence DNA contains the following:
- the STARD9 gene encoding stAR-related lipid transfer protein 9 isoform X5, giving the protein MPDPTHQTSEKTSSEECLSQAASYPPRTGCLRKNGLHSSGHGQPCTARAALSRKGASAPDTWLTVSPNSVGIQEMERVGKQPHQMVIQGLASLRKSANKRKPRHEPKILTSTTQTGGAKGLADPSHTQAGWRKEGNLGTHTTAKGASCNSSYPHGPRQTAGHGKAVKTFWTEYKPPSPSRASKRHQKVLAARVRNITKKSSHLPLGSPLKRQQNTRDLDTMAPLTDFSPVVDHSREDNDFSDSDSNYSVDSLSCVYAKTLIEPLKPEDPQERKWDFPEPENSESDDSQISEDSLAEKRYQSPQNRLGGNHPTNHHGHPRTRTRSSVRGFTVPSDSDLLAQTHRSFSLDSLIDAEEELAEDQQEEPFPGSADEIPTETFWHLEDSNLPVMDQEAICRLGPVNYRTAARLDAVLPMNSSFYLDPQFQPHCELQPHCEQAESQGEPSYSEQANSLQGMQLSRESPLMSMDSWFSCDSKINPSSPPGIVGSLCPSPDVQEFHHCKGERPGYWLNTEELKPSDAETVLPYSSKLHQGSTELLCIARDEHTASASDTSRLSLWGIQKLIQPGADGTFQGRCIHDTTQQGSSEASHNSSVSNALSASATTLTHVGGTHERDWSALQQKYLLELSRPVLEAIGAPRPAFPYLEEDSGSLAQASGEGGDTPLPVGPKVSSNLNLNNFPIHLSRIRRLRAEKEQDSLNAKLEGVSDFFSTSEKEVSYDETYSADLESLAASRSTNAQVFAVGNTIPDSMTEACEVKQNNLEERLQSCRKPGLMTSSDEYFFQKNACHSNVTTATKADHWPQGWAPLRKNSAVQPGQLSPDSQYPLEEEKTDCQESSQEAVRRHINISFAFPSGPELYLHSAAWNPLSSSLQPPLLETFYVTKSRDALTETALEIPACREVRVPSPPPREAWGFGHNGQALQDAYLKNNLPVLLQNQNSKVASSQQVTTEIPVGLNAGEVIRESGKCPGNITEESHDSVYSSVTQNRHFLPSTSTKVCEFENQVGILNKHSFPALEGGEVTAQSCCSVSSDSTESGKPLLLFLESEACKEEDLDQNTVLRQTINVGLEKDLPWESAVSLKSRSVHHRVSSPVMVAQDESPTPKWEGKNEIRLLEKALHPKDSSEEFKLPGTKPAYERFQLVTCPQERNPGECKGPGKSQEMLNPNGEPSEKKQNKRVNNTDEMARLIRSVMQLENGILEIESKQNKQAHASHTPGVDKESVFQDQKEQEKTDHALRPDSSGNLLTSKDQPSSPRQADATVFRDSEAGEMEVNSTGNHPQVQKITLNPFRSREGVQESGPVREHTHPAGSDRPARDIFDSLGKHTTCREFTNTSFRPQRMKALTRALPLQPRLERSSENNGQLVKASASLKEQPWGLGSLEELETVKGFQESQVAEHLSSSNQEEPKAQGKVEEMPMQRGRSLQEENKVTQKLPSLSQLCRDTFFSQETVSPLLSWTEFSTAPLHQDLSNTLPLNSPRRPRSCLHVPGVLGISSLDCVLDLTMLKIHNSPLVAGVPHQDQSTETRGHSPEGNVRGGSSEAHTAWCGSVRSMAMRSHSQSGVPESISLGKEDKISASTSPQDHGKDLRITLLGFSTSEDFASEAEVAVQKEIGVSSLNKVSSQPEKRVSFSLEKDNDQASKPRQKAEEETEDLGLTSSVSLAPVSLPRVPSQEPRLLEPSDYASMCLAILEEIRQAKAQRKQLNDFVARGTVLSYCETLLEPECCSGVAGRPQCKQIELSSSDQTRNEVEAPGFHVASLSAEAGQTDLSTDERKVQATPLSADSFQSLPNTESDRQPWGPMQAFSHAAPALDKKHCTGELRQFAGTNEPFICHSGSSEILEKKEDATRTPSSVDPLAPDSLLSSAPVEGVRRVVSKQVVAALSSQAPCDDPRVTLHELSQSVPQETAEGIPAGSQDSSPEHQEPRALNTTYREVSGNSLVTAQEEKTAHFESQSVTCDVQNSTSPSGPKQDHVQCPEASTGFEEGRANPKQDTILPGALTGVELEAPTQQCVKWKESVGSGLTEICRAGSKHSRPTPLPDQRPSPNPEGIGEGAPCRYPWEALHGPVFSRNPEGSRTLRTSRGKESRTLPCRQPCSSQPVATRSYSCHSSTSLCCRGGDLGKEPFKAALHTVHSPCGVPSRAYEMDETGETSSRGPDVLLTHSLEPKDVNREFSITESSTCEPSTVAAILSGAQGCRSPSASDVRRTSSFSHSATDGSLGLIGAPEKKVAENQASTGLEAASFPAGMYSEPLRQFRDSSVGDQNVQVSQTSPEPPATTPGPHPLDLSEGSVESKLVAEPRHECFENTTRCFLEKPQFSTELRDHDCLDSQAKFVARLKHTCSPQEDSRWQEEEQHRDQASGGGEGFTQGMNPLPSDEGGLDSCQILDARRQEVAVAKPPVSKILSQGFKDPATVSLRQNETPQPVSQGPGNLYTGREQPALNHRGSLPVTAIFSGPERSKSSPTPRFSVVSSSRSLQELNLSVEPPSPTDEDTQGPDRLWNPHLRAYSSGKSVARTSLQAEDSNQKASSHLDDGTTDHRPLKPATPPYPVPSTLSHMPTPDFMTSWMSGTLEQAQQGKPEKLGVQVRPENWCSQMDKGMLHFGSSAISRYDLPWRPEEHARIGWKQYVFGSTIDVSCSQKPQGLTPSNVARCSSVDNGLEDQNSCFHSHLSTYANIRDLSTTHSSTENAQGSNEAWEVFPGSSSISLGDPHILTSSEGVAPTSGHDRRPRFRGPSGEADCLRSKPPLAEGSAVGPADEIMLLYPSGAGCPVGQTRTNIFKQGTQTLGSRCHQSSTDISFAQPEASAASASDLASWTNMHNLSLHLSQLLHSTSELLGSLSQPGVARREQNTKRDIPDKAPQALMMDGSTQTTVDEGSQTDLASPTLRLQASEAEPQGANVILEGLGSHTSTVSQEEGDVPGVPQKREAEETAQKMAQLLYLQEESTPYKPQNPSTPSSHLGFQKAPLRQHLPSVGPSVSDAFLPPSFQPEESSCIAVSSPSPSPCHSPGLLPSTSQYPGDPRVQKKLGPTSALLVDRASSPILTLSASTQELGLPPGSLTLSAPSAHPVEGHQKLDSSPDPVGAPRTPMDNYSQTTDELGGSQRGGSALQRSNGRSFLELHSPHNPQQSPKLQLSFLGQHPQRLQPRTTIGVQSRLLPPPLRHRSQTLADSFVAEEVASPERGPLSGGEPSQWRSRIENGGESSTSPGEPQRTLDRPSSCGGLQHLSPCPVSELTDTAGLRGSALGLPQACQPEGLLCSSCQMCMAPEPQHHSLRDLPAHNKFSNWCGVQKGSPVGVDMTEEELGASGDLSSEKQEQSTPQPPNDHSQDPEWSQGEQIPLQVGAQNLSLSVELTEAKLHHGFGEADALLQVLQSGTGEALAADEPVISTWKELHARQKKAIETLRRERAERLGNFCRTRCLSPQKQLSLLPNKELFVWDLDLPSRRREYLQQLRKGVVETTRSPESVSRLAQPPSDIELMLRDYQQAHEEAKEEIARARDQLREQTEQEKLRIHQQIVSQLLREEDKLHTLANSSSLCTSSNGSLSSGMTSGYNSSPALSGQLQSPENAGYTNLPDSRDVWTGDERGGLSAVRRNSAYSRRASLGSCCCSPSSLSNSGTCFSSSYQDLAKHVVDTSMADVMAACSDNLHNLFSCQATAGWNYQGEEQAVQLYYKVFSSTRHGFLGAGVVSQPLSHVWAAVSDPSLWPLYYKPIQTARLHQRVTNSISLVYLVCNTTLCALKQPRDFCCVCVEAKEVPALVGHLSVMAAQSVYDTSMPRPSRKMVRGEILPSAWILQPVTVEGKEVTRVIYLAQVELGAPGFPPQLLSSFIKQQPLVIARLASFLGS; this is encoded by the exons ATGCCTGACCCTACTCACCAAACATCAGAGAAAACATCATCAGAAGAGTGTTTGTCACAGGCTGCTTCCTACCCTCCAAGGACAGGGTGTCTCCGCAAGAACGGCCTGCATTCCTCAGGCCATGGGCAGCCCTGCACAGCCAGAGCAGCCTTGTCCAGGAAGGGAGCCTCAGCTCCAGACACTTGGCTCACCGTGAGTCCCAACTCTGTTGGCATCCAGGAAATGGAGAGGGTGGGTAAGCAGCCCCATCAGATGGTGATCCAGGGCTTAGCATCTCTGAGGAAATCAGCTAACAAGCGAAAGCCAAGGCATGAGCCAAAGATCCTCACCTCTACTACCCAGACCGGAGGGGCGAAAGGACTAGCAGACCCTAGCCACACACAAGCTGGGTGGCGAAAAGAAGGGAACCTTGGGACCCACACGACTGCTAAGGGAGCCAGTTGCAATTCCTCATATCCTCATGGACCCAGGCAGACTGCTGGGCATGGAAAGGCAGTCAAGACTTTTTGGACAGAATACAAACCACCTTCTCCAAGCAGGGCATCAAAAAGGCATCAGAAGGTTCTGGCAGCTAGGGTCAGAAATATTACCAAAAAGTCCTCTCACTTGCCTCTTGGCAGTCCTTTGAAGAGACAACAAAATACGAGGGACCTAGACACCATGGCCCCACTCACAGATTTTAGTCCAGTAGTGGATCATTCAAGAGAAGACAATGATTTTTCTGACTCAGATAGCAACTACTCAGTGGATTCTCTCTCGTGTGTCTATGCCAAAACCCTGATAGAGCCACTAAAGCCAGAAGACCCTCAGGAGAGGAAGTGGGATTTCCCGGAGCCAGAGAACTCTGAAAGTGACGACAGCCAAATATCTGAGGACTCACTGGCTGAGAAGAGGTACCAAAGCCCACAAAACAGGCTAGGGGGAAATCATCCCACCAACCACCATGGCCACCCCAGGACCAGAACTAGATCTTCTGTGAGGGGCTTCACTGTACCCTCAGACAGTGACCTACTTGCTCAAACTCACAGGAGCTTCTCCTTGGATAGCCTGATTGATGCTGAGGAAGAACTAGCGGAAGATCAGCAAGAAGAACCTTTCCCTGGTTCAGCTGATGAGATACCCACAGAGACTTTTTGGCACCTGGAGGACTCCAATCTGCCTGTAATGGACCAAGAGGCAATATGCAGGCTTGGTCCCGTCAACTACAGAACAGCAGCTAGGCTGGATGCCGTCCTGCCAATGAACAGTTCGTTTTACCTTGATCCTCAGTTCCAACCCCATTGTGAGCTCCAACCCCATTGTGAGCAGGCAGAGTCACAGGGAGAGCCAAGCTACTCTGAACAGGCCAACTCTCTCCAAGGCATGCAGCTTTCAAGAGAGAGCCCACTGATGTCCATGGATTCCTGGTTTTCCTGTGACTCTAAGATCAACCCCAGCAGCCCCCCAGGAATAGTGGGTTCTTTATGTCCAAGTCCTGATGTGCAGGAATTTCACCACTGTAAGGGGGAGAGACCTGGATACTGGCTAAATACTGAGGAACTAAAGCCATCAGATGCAGAAACGGTTCTGCCATATAGCTCCAAACTGCACCAAGGCAGTACTGAGCTCCTCTGCATTGCAAGAGATGAGCACACAGCCTCTGCTTCTGATACGTCCAGGCTGTCTCTCTGGGGAATTCAAAAGCTTATTCAACCAGGAGCTGATGGCACTTTTCAGGGCAGATGCATCCATGACACGACCCAGCAGGGCAGCTCTGAAGCATCCCACAATTCTAGTGTATCAAACGCGCTGTCTGCCTCTGCCACCACATTGACTCATGTAGGCGGCACCCACGAAAGGGACTGGTCTGCCCTTCAGCAAAAGTACCTCCTTGAACTCTCTCGCCCTGTTTTGGAGGCCATAGGAGCGCCCAGGCCAGCTTTCCCCTACCTTGAGGAAGACTCTGGTTCCCTGGCCCAAGCTTCTGGCGAAGGAGGAGATACTCCATTGCCAGTTGGCCCTAAGGTATCTAGCAATCTGAATCTCAACAACTTTCCAATCCATCTGTCCAGAATCAGGCGTTTGAGGGCAGAGAAAGAACAGGACAGTTTAAATGCCAAATTAGAAGGTGTTTCAGATTTCTTTAGCACTAGTGAGAAAGAGGTGAGTTATGACGAAACTTATTCAGCAGACTTAGAATCATTGGCTGCTTCTCGATCTACAAATGCACAGGTCTTTGCAGTAGGGAACACGATACCAGATTCCATGACAGAAGCATGTGAAGTCAAGCAGAACAACTTGGAAGAACGCCTTCAGAGTTGCAGGAAACCTGGACTGATGACTTCCTCTGATGAGTATTTTTTCCAGAAGAACGCTTGTCACAGTAATGTCACTACAGCCACCAAAGCAGACCATTGGCCCCAAGGCTGGGCTCCTCTCAGGAAAAATAGTGCAGTCCAGCCAGGGCAATTAAGTCCTGACAGCCAGTACCCActagaggaagagaagacagatTGCCAGGAGAGCTCTCAGGAAGCAGTTAGAAGACACATAAATATCTCCTTTGCCTTTCCTTCAGGTCCAGAGCTATACCTTCACTCTGCTGCCTGGAATCCATTGTCATCTTCCCTGCAGCCCCCACTCTTGGAAACATTCTATGTGACCAAAAGCAGGGATGCCCTGACAGAAACTGCCTTAGAGATTCCAGCTTGCAGAGAAGTAAGGGTACCTTCCCCACCCCCCAGGGAAGCCTGGGGCTTTGGTCACAACGGCCAAGCTCTCCAAGATGCttatttgaagaataatttgCCAGTGCTGTTACAAAACCAGAATTCTAAGGTTGCCTCATCTCAGCAGGTCACAACTGAGATACCAGTAGGTCTGAATGCCGGGGAAGTCATCAGAGAATCAGGTAAATGCCCTGGAAATATTACAGAAGAAAGCCATGATTCAGTTTATTCTTCTGTTACTCAGAACAGACATTTTCTCCCCTCTACCAGCACAAAAGTATGTGAATTTGAAAATCAAGttggaattttaaataaacacagtTTTCCAGCACTTGAAGGAGGAGAGGTCACTGCTCAGTCCTGTTGCAGTGTTTCCTCAGACAGCACTGAGTCTGGGAagcctctcctcctctttctcgaATCTGAGGCATGTAAGGAAGAAGATCTGGATCAGAATACAGTTCTGAGGCAGACCATCAATGTAGGCCTTGAGAAAGACTTGCCATGGGAAAGTGCTGTTTCTTTGAAGTCCAGATCAGTACATCATAGAGTAAGCAGCCCAGTGATGGTGGCCCAGGATGAGAGTCCAACCCCTAAAtgggaagggaaaaatgaaattagGCTTCTTGAAAAAGCTCTTCATCCCAAAGATAGCTCAGAAGAGTTTAAGCTTCCAGGCACAAAGCCTGCATATGAGAGGTTCCAGTTAGTTACATGCCCTCAGGAAAGAAACCCCGGTGAATGCAAGGGTCCTGGAAAGTCACAAGAAATGTTAAATCCCAACGGAGAACCTtctgaaaagaaacagaataaaagagTTAATAATACTGATGAAATGGCTAGGCTAATTAGGAGTGTAATGCAGCTGGAAAATGGCATCTTAGAAATTGAATCTAAGCAGAATAAGCAGGCTCATGCTTCCCACACACCAGGTGTCGATAAGGAGTCAGTGTTCCAGGACCAGAAGGAGCAGGAGAAGACTGACCATGCCCTTAGGCCAGACAGCTCTGGAAACCTTTTGACCTCTAAGGATCAGCCATCTTCTCCAAGACAGGCAGATGCTACTGTCTTTAGGGATAGTGAAGCTGGAGAGATGGAGGTTAACAGCACTGGGAACCATCCCCAGGTCCAGAAAATCACCCTGAACCCCTTCAGGTCAAGGGAAGGTGTACAAGAGAGTGGACCTGTGAGAGAGCACACCCACCCAGCTGGATCAGACAGACCTGCCAGGGATATTTTTGATTCTTTAGGGAAACACACAACTTGCAGAGAGTTCACCAACACTTCTTTTCGCCCACAGAGAATGAAAGCCTTGACTAGAGCTCTGCCATTGCAGCCCAGGCTAGAGAGGTCTTCTGAGAATAATGGCCAGTTAGTAAAAGCATCAGCAAGTCTCAAAGAGCAGCCTTGGGGCTTAGGAAGTCTTGAGGAATTGGAGACTGTGAAAGGTTTTCAGGAAAGCCAAGTTGCTGAACACTTAAGTAGTTCCAACCAAGAGGAGCCAAAAGCTCAAGGTAAAGTTGAAGAAATGCCTATGCAAAGGGGACGCAGCctacaggaagaaaataaagtgacTCAGAAACTTCCTAGTCTCAGCCAGCTTTGTAGGGACACATTTTTCAGCCAGGAAACTGTCAGCCCGTTACTAAGCTGGACCGAATTCTCTACAGCTCCTCTTCACCAAGACCTGAGTAATACCTTGCCCTTGAATTCTCCAAGGCGGCCAAGAAGCTGTCTTCATGTACCTGGTGTTCTAGGCATCTCTTCACTTGACTGTGTGCTGGATCTCACAATGTTGAAAATTCATAACAGTCCTTTGGTAGCTGGAGTACCTCATCAGGACCAGAGTACAGAGACCAGAGGCCACAGCCCTGAAGGAAATGTTAGAGGGGGTTCCTCCGAGGCACACACTGCCTGGTGTGGGTCTGTGCGATCCATGGCCATGAGATCTCATAGTCAATCTGGTGTACCAGAGAGCATTTCTCTGGGGAAAGAGGACAAGATCTCAGCAAGCACCAGCCCCCAAGACCATGGAAAGGACCTCAGAATCACCTTGCTGGGTTTCAGTACCAGCGAAGATTTTGCTTCTGAAGCCGAGGTGGCTGTGCAGAAAGAAATAGGAGTGAGTTCGCTGAACAAGGTCTCTAGCCAGCCTGAAAAGAGGGTCAGCTTCTCCTTGGAAAAGGATAATGACCAAGCCAGCAAGCCaaggcagaaggcagaggaggagactgaggaCCTTGGACTGACCAGCAGTGTTTCCTTAGCACCTGTTTCCCTGCCGAGGGTGCCCAGTCAGGAACCTAGGCTGTTGGAGCCCTCTGACTATGCATCCATGTGTCTGGCCATCTTGGAGGAGATCAGACAGGCAAAGGCCCAGAGAAAGCAGCTTAATGACTTTGTGGCCAGAGGCACAGTCCTTTCTTACTGTGAAACTTTACTAGAACCTGAATGTTGTTCAGGGGTTGCTGGCAGGCCTCAGTGTAAACAAATAGAACTGTCATCATCAGACCAGACCAGGAATGAGGTTGAAGCACCGGGATTTCATGTGGCATCTCTGTCTGCTGAAGCAGGGCAGACAGATCTGTCAACTGATGAGAGGAAAGTCCAGGCCACACCTCTGTCTGCAGACAGCTTTCAATCTCTGCCCAATACGGAAAGTGACAGACAGCCGTGGGGTCCTATGCAGGCTTTCTCCCATGCTGCCCCTGCTCTAGACAAAAAACATTGTACTGGAGAACTGAGGCAGTTCGCGGGAACAAATGAACCGTTTATATGTCACTCTGGTTCTTCTGAAATcctagagaaaaaggaagatgCAACCAGAACGCCTTCCTCTGTTGATCCTTTGGCCCCAGACAGTCTTCTTTCTTCAGCACCTGTGGAGGGGGTCAGGAGGGTAGTATCAAAGCAGGTAGTGGCTGCCTTATCTTCTCAGGCCCCTTGTGATGATCCTAGAGTGACTCTGCATGAGCTAAGTCAGTCAGTTCCGCAGGAGACTGCAGAGGGCATACCCGCTGGCAGTCAGGACAGCAGCCCAGAGCATCAGGAACCCAGAGCTCTAAACACCACATACAGAGAAGTTTCAGGTAATTCATTAGTGACTGCACAGGAAGAAAAAACAGCCCATTTTGAAAGTCAGTCTGTGACCTGTGATGTTCAGAATTCTACAAGTCCCTCAGGGCCTAAGCAAGACCATGTCCAATGCCCTGAGGCTTCCACTGGCTTTGAAGAAGGTAGGGCAAATCCCAAACAAGATACCATTCTGCCTGGAGCTCTGACAGGGGTTGAACTGGAAGCTCCCACACAGCAGTGTGTGAAGTGGAAGGAGAGTGTTGGGTCTGGGTTGACAGAAATCTGCAGGGCTGGCAGCAAACATTCCAGACCAACTCCACTGCCAGATCAAAGACCAAGCCCAAATCCTGAGGGAATTGGAGAGGGAGCCCCATGCAGATATCCATGGGAAGCTTTACATGGCCCTGTCTTCTCAAGGAACCCTGAAGGCAGCAGGACTCTTAGAACGTCTAGAGGAAAAGAGAGCAGAACTCTTCCTTGCCGACAGCCATGCAGTTCTCAACCTGTTGCTACTCGTTCTTATTCCTGCCATTCCTCTACTTCGCTGTGTTGTAGAGGTGGTGACCTGGGGAAGGAGCCTTTCAAGGCTGCCCTACATACTGTCCACTCACCCTGTGGAGTACCTTCTAGGGCCTATGAAATGGATGAGACAGGAGAGACCTCTTCTAGGGGACCTGATGTGCTCTTGACACATAGCCTTGAGCCAAAAGATGTTAATAGGGAATTTAGTATAACAGAGAGCAGCACTTGTGAGCCCTCTACTGTGGCTGCTATCCTATCTGGGGCTCAAGGCTGCAGATCCCCTTCTGCCTCTGATGTGAGGAGGACAAGTTCCTTCAGCCACTCAGCTACTGATGGAAGCTTAGGATTAATAGGCGCTCCTGAGAAAAAGGTTGCTGAGAACCAAGCAAGCACAGGACTTGAGGCTGCCTCTTTCCCTGCAGGCATGTACTCTGAGCCACTGAGGCAGTTTAGGGACAGCTCTGTAGGTGACCAGAATGTACAGGTAtctcaaaccagtccagaaccACCTGCAACAACTCCGGGACCACACCCCCTGGATTTAAGTGAAGGGTCTGTGGAGAGCAAGTTGGTGGCAGAGCCACGGCATGAATGTTTTGAAAATACCACCAGATGTTTTTTGGAAAAGCCACAATTTTCCACTGAATTGAGAGATCACGATTGCTTGGATTCCCAAGCCAAGTTTGTAGCAAGGTTAAAACATACCTGCAGCCCCCAGGAAGACAGTCGCTGGCAGGAAGAAGAGCAGCACAGAGACCAGGCTTCAGGTGGTGGTGAAGGCTTCACCCAGGGTATGAATCCCCTTCCTTCTGATGAAGGTGGCTTAGATAGCTGTCAGATTTTAGATGCTAGGAGACAGGAGGTGGCTGTGGCCAAGCCTCCTGTGTCCAAGATTTTATCACAGGGCTTCAAAGACCCAGCCACTGTGTCCTTGAGGCAAAATGAAACACCACAGCCTGTTTCTCAGGGGCCTGGCAACCTCTATACTGGCAGAGAGCAGCCAGCCCTCAACCACAGGGGCTCACTTCCTGTGACTGCAATCTTCTCTGGCCCCGAACGCTCCAAGTCCTCCCCCACACCACGGTTCTCAGTTGTCAGCTCTTCTCGTTCTCTTCAGGAGCTAAACTTGAGTGTGGAGCCTCCTTCCCCTACAGACGAAGATACACAGGGGCCTGACAGATTGTGGAACCCACATCTCAGGGCCTATTCCTCAGGAAAGTCAGTGGCAAGAACATCTCTGCAGGCTGAGGACAGCAATCAGAAAGCCTCATCTCACTTGGATGATGGCACTACTGATCACAGGCCCCTGAAGCCTGCCACCCCTCCTTATCCAGTGCCTTCTACCCTCTCACACATGCCAACCCCTGATTTCATGACCAGCTGGATGTCTGGTACTTTGGAACAGGCCCAACAGGGAAAGCCAGAGAAACTGGGTGTCCAGGTTAGGCCAGAAAATTGGTGCTCTCAGATGGACAAAGGAATGCTGCACTTCGGCTCCAGTGCCATCAGTCGCTATGACCTGCCCTGGCGTCCAGAGGAGCATGCACGTATCGGCTGGAAGCAATATGTGTTTGGCAGTACGATCGATGTTTCCTGCAGCCAGAAACCCCAGGGCCTGACACCATCAAATGTGGCCCGGTGCTCCAGCGTGGACAATGGCCTAGAAGACCAGAACTCCTGCTTCCACTCTCACCTCAGCACTTATGCCAATATTCGCGATCTGTCAACCACACACAGCAGCACTGAGAATGCCCAAGGTTCAAATGAGGCCTGGGAAGTATTCCCAGGGAGTTCTTCAATTTCTTTAGGAGACCCCCACATCCTGACGAGCTCTGAAGGAGTAGCCCCCACTTCAGGTCATGACAGAAGACCCCGGTTCAGGGGCCCTTCTGGTGAAGCAGACTGTCTGAGGAGTAAGCCCCCCTTGGCTGAAGGAAGTGCTGTAGGTCCAGCGGATGAGATTATGCTGCTGTATCCATCAGGGGCAGGCTGCCCTGTGGGACAGACCAGGACGAACATATTCAAACAGGGCACACAGACCCTCGGCAGCAGGTGCCACCAGAGCAGCACTGACATCTCCTTTGCTCAGCCTGAAGCTAGTGCGGCATCAGCCTCTGATCTGGCCTCATGGACCAACATGCACAATCTGTCTCTCCACCTCTCACAGCTCCTGCACAGTACCTCAGAGCTGCTTGGGAGTctctcccagccaggtgtggccaGAAGGGAGCAGAACACCAAGAGGGACATCCCAGATAAAGCCCCACAGGCCCTGATGATGGATGGCTCTACTCAGACCACTGTGGATGAAGGCAGCCAGACTGACCTCGCCTCACCCACCCTGCGCCTCCAGGCTTCAGAGGCCGAACCTCAGGGGGCCAATGTGATCCTCGAAGGGCTGGGTTCACATACCTCAACTGTGTCTCAAGAAGAGGGAGATGTGCCAGGGGTACCtcagaagagagaggcagaggaaacagcacagAAAATGGCACAGCTCCTGTATCTTCAGGAAGAAAGCACTCCCTACAAGCCCCAGAACCCTTCAACACCCTCATCCCACTTGGGGTTTCAGAAAGCCCCCCTTAGGCAGCATCTTCCTTCTGTGGGCCCCTCAGTTTCTGATGCTTTCCTGCCTCCCAGCTTCCAGCCAGAGGAGTCATCTTGCATAGCTGTCAGCAGTCCCAGTCCCAGCCCCTGTCATTCCCCAGGGCTCCTTCCCAGTACTTCCCAGTACCCTGGGGACCCTAGGGTCCAGAAGAAGCTGGGCCCCACCAGCGCTTTGTTGGTGGACAGGGCCTCCTCCCCAATCCTCACTCTTAGTGCCAGCACCCAAGAGCTGGGTCTTCCCCCAGGCTCTTTGACCCTCTCAGCCCCTTCAGCTCACCCTGTTGAAGGCCACCAGAAGCTTGACTCCAGCCCAGACCCTGTGGGTGCCCCAAGGACTCCGATGGATAATTATTCCCAAACCACTGATGAGTTGGGCGGCTCCCAGAGAGGTGGAAGTGCATTACAGAGGAGTAACGGGAGGTCCTTCCTTGAGTTACACTCCCCGCACAACCCACAACAGAGTCCAAAACTCCAATTAAGTTTCTTAGGGCAGCACCCTCAGCGGCTTCAGCCCAGGACCACGATTGGGGTCCAAAGTAGactgctgccaccaccactgAGGCACAGGAGCCAGACGCTGGCCGACAGCTTTGTGGCTGAGGAGGTGGCTTCCCCAGAGCGTGGCCCACTGAGCGGTGGGGAGCCAAGTCAGTGGCGGAGCAGGATAGAAAATGGAGGTGAGAGTTCAACATCTCCAGGGGAACCACAACGCACTCTGGACCGACCTTCTTCATGTGGAGGCCTCCAGCACCTCAGCCCCTGCCCTGTCTCTGAGTTGACTGATACTGCAGGGCTCCGAGGTTCTGCCTTGGGCCTCCCTCAGGCCTGCCAACCTGAGGGGTTACTGTGCTCCAGTTGCCAGATGTGCATGGCCCCTGAGCCCCAGCACCACAGTCTGAGGGACCTCCCGGCGCATAACAAATTTAGTAACTGGTGTGGGGTTCAGAAGGGCTCACCTGTGGGGGTGGACATGACTGAGGAGGAGCTGGGGGCCAGCGGTGATCTCAGCTCTGAAAAGCAGGAACAGAGCACCCCACAACCTCCTAATGACCACAGCCAGGACCCTGAGTGGTCCCAGGGGGAGCAGATCCCCCTGCAAGTTGGGGCCCAGAACCTCTCACTCAGCGTGGAACTCACAGAAGCGAAATTGCACCACGGCTTTGGGGAGGCCGATGCCCTGCTCCAGGTGCTGCAGAGTGGGACAGGGGAGGCGCTTGCTGCTGATGAACCTGTGATATCCACCTGGAAGGAGCTCCATGCACG GCAAAAAAAAGCCATTGAGACCCTCAGGAGAGAGCGGGCTGAGCGACTTGGGAACTTCTGCCGGACACGATGCCTTAGCCCGCAGAAACAACTGAGCCTCCTGCCCAACAAAGAGCTCTTCGTGTGGGATCTTGACTTGCCCAGCAGACGCCGAGAATACCTGCAGCAACTGAGGAAGGGTGTTGTGGAAACCACCAG GAGCCCAGAGTCGGTGTCAAGGTTGGCACAGCCACCCTCTGACATAGAGCTGATGCTGCGAGACTACCAGCAGGCCCatgaggaggccaaggaggagatTGCCCGGGCCCGAGACCAACTGCGGGAGCAGACTGAACAAGAGAAGCTGAGAATCCACCAGCAGATCGTTTCCCAGCTGTTGAGG GAAGAGGATAAACTACATACCTTGGCCAACTCCAGCTCCCTGTGCACCAGCTCTAATGGAAGCCTCTCATCTGGTATGACCTCTGGCTATAATAGCAGCCCAGCCTTGTCAGGCCAGCTCCAGTCCCCAGAGAATGCG